In Oreochromis aureus strain Israel breed Guangdong linkage group 6, ZZ_aureus, whole genome shotgun sequence, the genomic window aataactttaagcttcagggcctctaagggctaataatggaccctcgtcctcaatctcTAAGTAGACAGAATTACAGCaagtctcaaataagaagcagaagacacttgggccttcgctcaggcctgctactagatttatgtgtattgtaagcatgcatgcaattaacctgctatgttctcatcttccctcaacatgtatcacctggacactctcaccagtgaagcttaaaaccctcttagatggaacatcaactctaaacaagcacagatatgcaatgtgtataaaatgaactagacctgtgaatagaatgaatgtgattcaatgcaatatgaaccttataagaaatattactgataaaataatactgtaaaacatgttattaatacattcatcataaggcagattatatgatagcaataaaagaatctctaaatcccaacaccttattttaaaattcatatttGTATATCTTTAGACAGATTTGGAGGATGAGAAGATCAAGCAGAAAATAGCAGAGCGCACCCACAAAGAAAAATGTCGGCTTTACTTCATCCGTCTCATCCTGAATCTTTTCGTCATTGGTGTACTGGCTGCTTGTTTCTACTGCATTTATTTAGCCACCATCTTCTCCCAGAAAGCCCAAATGACTGACCAAAAGGTaagacaattttttttattcgtTCTGTCCGTTTTGATTCCACCTCCATGTGGAAATTTCTGATAAATGTAGGCAACACAGGAAAAAAGGTATTTGTTGTTTCTCCtcttttgcaggtgaatttcaTAGTAGATCTCATTTATGAGTATCTACCCTCAATTGTTATCACCTTTGCCAACTTCATTACCCCagtacttttctcatttatcatCAACTTTGAGGACTATTCTCCTGCTTTCGAGATCCGCTTCACTCTTTTGAGGTAAAATGGAGTCTCGTGTTTTGACCTGCTTACTCATAGACGCAGATTTGAACTTGAAAGTATTTCTGATTTGCCTTCTTTCTTCCTATCCTCACAGGTGTGTCTTCATGCGGTTAACCAGCATTGTCGTTTTGCTCTTTTCTGTCTGGTCTCGGATCACTAAATGTAAAGATGGTCCCTGTATTTGTGGCTACAACCACGATGTTTACCCTGTAAGTAATCCTCTTTTGTCTTAATGTAATATACAGTGGTTTACAGGGGTAGTGCCACAGGTACcagtgtcaaactcatttttatCTTTGCATTAGCTGTTATACGTATGTGTTAGAATGTGAATATTACATATGTTAATTGTAACTCCACGAATGTGTGCCCATATTTTGGTCTCTTagacttttaattaaaaaaagtattaaaaaaatcagtATATTCCTAATCACCCtataaaatacatttcttaAATCGTGACATGCATGTATGGTAAAATCCAGTCTCTATATCCTTGTTGCTGTCGGCAGTGCTGGGAAACGCATGTGGGCCAGGAGATGTACAAACTCACCATCTTTGACTTCATTGTCATCGTTTCCGTCACCATCTTTGTGGAGTTTCCTCGAAAGTAAGACCTCATTTATCCACAGTAGAAAAAAAGTACAGTTCATCTAGTTTTGTGATCATCTCATGACATTTGAAGAGGTGTAAACATGTCACCTTCATAAAAGATTAAGAATCTCCAATGTAACAGTTACAGGAGCTGACTTGGACTACCGTATTTTTCGatagtgcgccttataatccggtgcaccttatgtgtgaattctggttgtgcttactgacctcgaactgattttatgtggtacacggggctcaaaaatctgtcaaaaatgttttagtatgactttggtaagctacaaagccgcaccgcctgatggattgtcggagaattacggctaccgtagtcaggagcctcgcggagtaatctgggtcgaAAACTgcgtccgcttcaggtcccataGACAGATGAACACTGcgacatcactgagagttaaaaactgtctaaattccttcatctttaataaaataatcagtgttgctgctttaccaggtggaacaattaagtttaacatccaggtatccatgaaaacagaatttattaaatttaacagagttagaagttagcatgaaattagctcgctagtttacaccgaaacatgatatagcatgttctgactgagatttctgaaaaaattaaaacatacagctctgctatcacttccagcATAAATAaggacagaaaactaaacagcagtgatgtttgtagagttactgaagttggactagctggtatataatgatgtgcttcGTGATCGCTaacgacacagctatgttagcataacataaacacagtgaaactggaggatgaacgctaacttttttccactcgataaaagttaacgtgagggttcccgatggttagggacaaatgcaatcgcatggcaggatgctgtatatgcatcaaacttcagtcaggagaacaactgagacaatccatccacaatacaaggtaagtcattaatatactgcaacaacatgggaatagagcagctgtgagagaattcagTATTAATgcatcaatggtacggaagtggaggaagcaagaggaatgagttgagtaaagtttgacttatctgactgttttgtttcgcttaatgcgccctataatccggtgcgccttatgtatgaaaacgGATCCAttcatcgacagtgcgccttataatccggtgcgctttatggtctgaaaaatatgGTAGTTTTAGTGTTAGCTTAGTTAGTCTAAATAAATGTAGCTAAAATTATTCTGTCACTGAAGGCTTTGCTTTCTCTGATTATTTCTGCTTTAgtcatttttgtctttcttgttCTATCCTACCCAGACTGCTTCTGAGGTACAGTAGTTCTGCCCTGGCTAAATGGATGAGCCAACAGGAATTTTCTATTCCTCAGAATGTACTGGAGATCGTCTATGGTCAGACCATCTGCTGGATCGGCACTTTCTACTGCCCACTGCTGCCTGCTATCTGCACCCTCAaatatttctttatcttttacatcaagaaggtgacattttggtttGAATGCATGTAGTTTTCTTCCTTGCAAGAGTGAAGGAAAAAAGCATGAAATATTCTAGTAAGCCTCATTTGCAAATTTTTGTTTGCTAGGTATCATTAATCAAAAACTGTCGTCCAGCCACACGTCCTTTCCGAGCATCCAGctccaacttttttttcctcgGCGTGTTGTTGATCGGCCTGACTCTTGCCTGTGTGCCTGTCATAGCTAGTATAGCACAGTGAGTAATGTTCATACTGTGTTCTAATTATATTTGTATAGTTTGTGTGGAGCTTTAAAAGAACCTCTAGCAGAAATATTCATGCCAAAGGTCAAAATCTGGCCACTGccatataattatttttttcttaatatggATAAATATCGGAACTCTTACTTGTAAGCACTCACTTACACTTCCTTTTTGTACAGAATAAACTGTTCTCAGGCCTGTGGACCTTTTGTTAATTACAACACCTCCTGGGGCGTGGTGCCAGCTACAGTTTATCAGCTACCCGAAGGAGTCAAAAAGCTTCTCTTGGCTCTCTCTTCAGAGGCCTTTGCTGTCTCTTGCTTTGTTCTCACATGGTTGGTCCTCTTATTATATATTTTCACCTTTTTAACGTTGTTTTTCCTCTGCTGTAATTTTATACtttgtttccatgttttttcCAGTTTGGCCATGTTTTATGTGATTGCACTGGCTGGAGCACACAAGAGGGTCATTAATGAACTAAGGCACCAACTAGAAATGGTAGGTCTACTCATATTatacaacaacaaagttttatTCTCCCCCCAAAGGGAGGGAGTGTGTAATTGGTTCTGTTTGTTAGAAGTTTAGTGCCCACACTTTTAAAGATATCATTTTCAAGTTTTGTGTGATTGTAGATACCGATAACGGCTTAATTTATTGTTGGTGAAAATCTAGTCGAAGTTAcacaaaatgtgaaaatcagtaaaacCTATATTATCAACAGTTTTTTATGGATTGTCTTTAAACTTCACAACTAGGCCTTGGGGGACATTAGTACCTAAGTTGGCTAAGCATGTTAGCTTCATTTTTAGCGCTCAAGATCAAAGTTGACCTGATTTCAAATTCCAAGAAACCATGTTAAGTAATATCATATGAAACAGCATGGAGATAGCTGTATAACACACCTTATTTTTTCAATATGTTCTGTACAATATCAGTGATGGCTTAACATGCTGACGTCagcatgttttaataaaaacatcataaaaaaatcaaagttttaTTATAGCTCTTGTCCTTCAGGGGGAGTTGCGTACTCTGAGTGTTCTTGTTATCAATTCAGTTATTGCCAAATGCAGTGTGAACTGAAATCTGTTTGTGTTAATCTGTCAATCAGGAGGGCCGCGACCGGCGTTTCCTGATCCAGAAGCTGTGCCAGGCCCAGAAGCACTCAGGTGTGAGGTCCCCACAATCCAAATTCCAACCccgccgcagcagcagcagaagcagtccTAGCTACCACACTAGCTTCGCTACCAATTTCAGTGATGCGGTGTTCCTGGCCCATGCAGCTCCAAGCTCCTCCACACAAGTTTAAGTCAAAGGCCTTATTTTACTGAACAAAGCAGAGATGCATGCTTAGATAACTGTAAAAGCATTTTTAAGTTTTCAGACTAATATCTTTAGTGTGTTTAATTAACTGTGAAAACACTGCAATGTAAACAGATATCCTGTTCACAATGCTtctgaccttttcagtgttttttgtttgtttgtccaaAAAAACAGTCTGAATATTTtgagtaaatatttttttcctttaaccaaaactttatttttgttgAGCTGCAGtgtatttacttgctttttgCATGTAATCTTTTCCTTCTGAGAAGGACTTCGATTCTTTTAAACTACTggacttgtttttaaaagtttctcAATTTCATGCACTTTAAATGTATTAACGCAgggtttggttttttggttttgatttttttactACAGCTTCCTTGTTGACTTGTttatttgtgggtgtttttaCATATGCAAATGAATATTTATGACTCTGcctaatacattttaaaatacctGTATACCACTGTAATGAAATTACTTTTAACATTACTTTATACTCAGTTTTATTACCTTTTTAAAATATCTTCTAGACTGTAGGCATGTTATTAACAGTATTTCTGTTCTGGGGATTTTTGTCAGATTTGGGTGAAAATACTCTTGTACTTTCATGATGCCTTAATGTGACTGTGGGTACTGtacatataaaataaatgttttcttaagtatattttctccttttttttctaataaatgTCACTCTGTCAGTCTCATCATGCAGGTATTTTATGGAACAAACTGATATAAGTGAATGTGAAATACTCAGTTTTGAATAGTCAAATGGTTGTAAAAGCTCTGTCATGGTGCTATgacaaaatacaatacaatataatacaactttatttatagagcccatttaaaaaccaacggtataccaaagtgcttcacataaaagacagaaaataagacaTAAATATTATAAAAGGCAGTTGGATGATATATAAAAGTGATCAAGAGTAATCAAAAGGAGAGGGTAATAAGTATAGAATTTTGCAGGGTATGAACTTTCAGAATATGAAAAAGCAATGTCCTCCTCTCCAGCTACCGAGATGTTAGAACATGCACAGGCTTTTTTGATCGGTAAAAACGTAGAAGTTTGTAACTTTAACCAGAAGGGGGCAGTGATACAACTTAAAACGTTACAAGCGGCCGCGAACGAAGGAGAAAATGGCACCTCCGACCCGCCAGAGGTCGCTGCAGACGCCGCCTGTGACAGTTCATTGACAGCCCCTCAGCTGGTACGGAACCGGAGGCAGCGTGCGGTTGTTCGGCTCAACCAGTCAAAATGTTCAGAATTACCATCCGGGCAGAAATGGGATCCCTTTGGATTTTATTCGGTGTCATCTACTCTCAGTTCTTGGCCGTATCCTCTGATGACATAGTTGTGGCATGCGGTGGATTCGTGAAATCCGACGTTGAAATCAATTACTCTCTGATCGAGGTGAGAGTGCAAATGTCCCGGCTAGCGTGCTAGCAGCTAACCAGCAGCTAGCTGGTTTGTGGTAGAAAGCTAAAGGTTGGGCGGAGTTTTTCGTTTCAATGACAGTTTGAATGAAATGAATACAAAAGCAGTGTATTTGTGTTTAATCTGTTTCTGATTCCTCGCAAACATTTGTGAGTTTGGTCTTGTTTGACATTGATTTAGCTACTTACTAGATAGCTGACGGCAACTGAGCATTAATATCCATATATCACACAAGGCATTCGCTGCTAATCCTAAAACTTGCAGGCGTTGATGAGTAAGTGCTCCCGTCCTAATCCCTTCTTTTTCACGGGCTACATGGGATTAGCAATTTGGTTAATTAAGATATTGAAATAAACTAAATCCGACAGACTAGGTTGTTTCTTTGTGCTAGCAGACATAAGTCGCTCAGTTTAGTTATTACAGTATGATCACTATAATAACTTTCATTATGATTAATCATTATGATTAATGATCACTGTGTGTTCTTCATTCTCAGATTAAACTATATACCAAACAAGGATCATTGAAATATCAAACGGATTGTGCTCCAATCAATGGTTACTTCATGATCCCTCTTT contains:
- the LOC116331233 gene encoding transmembrane channel-like protein 7, with the translated sequence MEVDSVFVTDHSGRISSNPLLDQLPSYQSLLYRRKSSTVGSKQRGSSRARVGSSGSGKWGINTFVRLTVKQKSQTEKRHIRELAKPMAEKRKHKKQCAEDAQKLSSWQQWRQSTRKYLRRMRDESEEWLNSLKLWRGDIHLIEGMFGTGILSYFSFLRFLVTLNFFIFLLMFGFVMLPIIIAPHASGNITFSQNESYCSVYKSDSRRGLVNYHKYITDLLSGEGFLEQTYLFYGFYNVDKIHFSHITYNLALAYLLVTIGYLFLSLIWIVKRSAAGFKHNLIQDEDCFQSFCNKIFAGWDFCITSENAAKLKKKTLLYELKTDLEDEKIKQKIAERTHKEKCRLYFIRLILNLFVIGVLAACFYCIYLATIFSQKAQMTDQKVNFIVDLIYEYLPSIVITFANFITPVLFSFIINFEDYSPAFEIRFTLLRCVFMRLTSIVVLLFSVWSRITKCKDGPCICGYNHDVYPCWETHVGQEMYKLTIFDFIVIVSVTIFVEFPRKLLLRYSSSALAKWMSQQEFSIPQNVLEIVYGQTICWIGTFYCPLLPAICTLKYFFIFYIKKVSLIKNCRPATRPFRASSSNFFFLGVLLIGLTLACVPVIASIAQINCSQACGPFVNYNTSWGVVPATVYQLPEGVKKLLLALSSEAFAVSCFVLTCLAMFYVIALAGAHKRVINELRHQLEMEGRDRRFLIQKLCQAQKHSGVRSPQSKFQPRRSSSRSSPSYHTSFATNFSDAVFLAHAAPSSSTQV